In Gemmatimonadaceae bacterium, the genomic window GACGCGCGATGCCAGGACGACCGTCGACACGATGCTGCGCCCGGTGAGGAGGCCGAGCACCTCGCGGGCCGCATTTCGCTCACTGACGATCTCGTCTCGCGCCTGCCGGCGGCGCAACAGCTCGGTCTCCAGCAGCAGCGCTTCGCTCGGCAGGGCGGCTCCGGCCGAGACCCGCGTGCGCGCCATCGTCAGCCGCGCGTCGAGGTCGCCGATCGCGGCATCCAGCGAGCTGAGCTGACTGGATCGCAGCAGCGCGCCAAAGAACGCCTCGTTCACCGCCACGCGCTGCTGCCAGAGCGCCGTCCGGACCCTGGCAGCGGACTCGGCTTCACCGGCTCTCTCGACTGCGGCACGACCGGCACGCGTCGGATCGATGAGGGGCTGTCGGACCGTGAGGTACAGGTCGTACTGGTCGTGCGGCGGCGCCGGGACCGTCAGCGACGGCATCAGTGCCCCCACCGACACGACATCGGAAACGTACTGGGCCGTTCCCGTCACTCCCACGGCTGGCAGCCGCTCGCGCCGCAGCGTCTCGAGGCGGCTCGCTGACTGGCGGGACAACAACCCAAGCTGGATCCCGCGCGGGTCGGCCTGTTCTGCAGCGCGCTGGAGCTCGTCCAGATACAGCGTGTCACGCGGTACCTGCGCGAGTGCGGTCGTCGCCGTGAGCATGAGCGCGACCGTAACTGTCGCTTTGATGATTTGATTGTGGTTCGATGAATGCATCTCAGCCTCGCAGGGCTCGCATGATGAACCCCGGCAGTTCGCGGCGCCGCTCGTCGAGGATTGCCTCGAACTCCGCATCGCTCGCCCCCAGCACCGTCGAGATGATGGGCCGGAAGACGAACGGGAAGGCGACCAGCGACATCACGTTCATGAACAGGAAGCG contains:
- a CDS encoding TolC family protein, with protein sequence MLTATTALAQVPRDTLYLDELQRAAEQADPRGIQLGLLSRQSASRLETLRRERLPAVGVTGTAQYVSDVVSVGALMPSLTVPAPPHDQYDLYLTVRQPLIDPTRAGRAAVERAGEAESAARVRTALWQQRVAVNEAFFGALLRSSQLSSLDAAIGDLDARLTMARTRVSAGAALPSEALLLETELLRRRQARDEIVSERNAAREVLGLLTGRSIVSTVVLASRVAAGGASAGTTDTPGRDRPEFAQFDRARATLDARRAATSAQDLPRLSVFGRTGYGRPGLNALNRAFDAYFLAGLQVEWSPWTWGRTRRELEVQALQAELIGADERAFRDALRRAGVTQRAQIGALAGGLAADDSIVALRAQILRETRVRHDEGEVSAADYIARLTEHLSAQLDRDARRVRLEEARARYLTTMGLEVR